Within Bacteroidales bacterium, the genomic segment TAATTTCAAGAGATGAAAAAACTCTTTACTTTACAAGCCGAAGAGAAGGATCGACCGGCAATAAAAAAGATGAAACAGGACGATATTACGAAGACATTTATTTTTCCACAAAAGATGCTAACAACCAATGGATTTTACCTATTCATATTGGTGGAAAAATCAATACTCCCTTTCATGAAGCTACCGTTTCCATATCATCTGACGGCAAAACATTGATCCTTTACAGAAGTGAGAAAGGTGATGGTAATTTATTTTTCAGTAAGCTACAACCAAATGGAGAATGGTCAAAACCTGAAAAATTTCCCGAACCCATTAACAGTCCGTATTGGGAAACACATGCATGTTTTAGTTCTGATATGAAAAAACTTTATTTTGTTTCTAATCGTCCTGGTGGGTATGGTGATCGCGATATTTGGGTTTCCGAATTTATTAACGGAAATTGGACAGAACCAGAAAATCTTGGACCCACTATAAACACCCCTTATGCTGAAGAATCTCCCTACCTTCTGATCGATGATAGAACCTTATACTTCTCTTCTCAAGGGCATGACAACATGGGTGGATTTGATATATTTGTTTCTACACTTACAGAAGATGGCTTTTGGACAACACCAGAAAATATTGGTTATCCCATCAACACCACTGATGATGACGTGTTCTATATACCCACACGAGACGAAAGACATGCATTTTATTCTTCTGGAAAAGGATACGGCCTTGGAGATCTTGATATTTACTACATGACCATTATACAACCTAAACGTAAATTTGTAAAGCTTCAGGGAAGAATTGCTGATACACGAACTTACAAAGGAATCAAAGGTGATTTAATCTTTTATAATGCTTCCGACACCACAGAAATTCTTCTTTCTTCATCTTCTAACGAAGAAGGAAACTATCAAGTCACCTTACTTCTAGGAAAAGATTATAAAATAAAAGTTACAGCTAAAGGATATCATACTTCGGAGGATTTTCTATCTGTTGCCGAGGATGAAAAAAATACTCTTCTTATCAAAGACTTTTTCCTTCGGAAACAATTTCAACTAACTGACACCCAAAAGGTCACTGCTGATGATTTTAATGTAGGAGAAAAATTTACTCTGCGAAATATTTATTACGATTTTAACAGTCATAAATTACGTAATGAATCTGTGGAAGAATTAAATAGACTTGTCAAACTCATGAAAGATGTACCCACGTTAAAAATTGAAATTTCGAGTCATACTGACAGCATAGGCGGTTATCAATACAACATGAAACTTTCTCAGCGAAGAGCAGAAGAAGTTGTCAAGTACCTTATCTCAGCCGGAATCGATAAAAGCAGACTGGTAGCAAAAGGATATGGTTATACTCAACCAATAGCATCAAATCGAACCGACGAGGGTCGTCAGTTAAATCGCAGAACCGAATTTAAAATTTTAGCAAAATAAAAAAACATCATATGAAAAGGTTTCTTCTGTTTTTTGTAGGCATTCTCTTTTCGGCAGGCATTGTATTAGCCGACGAAGGCATGTGGTTGCCTTTTTTAATTAAAAGGCTAAACTATGTAGACATGCAAAAAGCTGGTCTACAGTTAACCCCTGAAGAAATTTATTCCATTAATCATTCAAGCTTAAAAGATGCCATTGTATCCATTAATGATGGTATGTGCACTGGGTTTATTGTATCTAAGGAAGGTCTTATGATGACCAATCATCATTGTATACTGCAATATATCACAGATAATTCAATAAAATACAATACAGATTACGTTCAGAATGGATTCTGGGCCTTCGACAAAAAGCAGGAACTTTACAATCCTAACTTAAAGGTCACTTTTCTTGTAAAAGTTGATGATGTAACAAGCAAAATTCTTTCCCAATTAAGCGAAACCATGTCTCCTACTGATAGGGAAAACAAAATAAAAGAATTATCAGTCAAATTAGTTGAAGAAGCAACTAAAGGAACTCATTACTGGGGGGAGGTTAAAAGCTTTTTTAAAGGAAATGAATATTATCTTTTCATTTATGAAACATTCAGAGATGTTCGTCTAGTAGGGGCTCCTCCTATGGCTATTGGCAATTTCGGTGCCGACACTGACAATTGGATGTGGCCAAGACATACGGGTGACTTTGCTTTTCTTCGCATTTACATGAGTCCTGATGGAAAACCTGCTCCTTACGACAAAAGAAAAAACATACCATATATACCCAAACATTATTTGCCTATCTCAATCAAAGGATATCAAGAAGGTGACTTTGCAATGGTTCTAGGTTATCCTGGAACAACTGACCGATTTGCAGTTTCATCTGCTATCAACTTAGCAACTCAAGTCATCAACCCATCTATTGTAAAAATCAGAGATGCAAAACTAAAAATAATGGATGAAGCCATGAAAAATGATCCTGCTATTGAACTCATGTATCGTTCTAAATACAACAAAGCATCCAATTATTGGAAGTATTACATTGGTCAAACAGAAATTCTCCAACGAATCAAAGCCGAAGACAAAAAACGAGCTTTTGAATCTGAACTTACCAAATGGATCGAAGCTAATCCTCAAAGAAAGCGGCTATACGGAAACGTCATTTCTCAATTAAAGGCTACTTATGAAGAAATAACAAATTTCAGAAAAGCTCTGATTTACTATAGAGAGGTTGTTTTTCGTGGTCCTGAAATTATAGCTTTTGCTAATCGCTTCGATTCTTTATACTTTTTACTTAAGGATACTAAACTTCCACCTGATCAGCAGAATGCTAAAATTGCCGACTTGACAACCAAGTTGAAATATCATGCATCCAACTATTTTTTCAACAGTTATAGTGTTGATCTTGACAAAAAAATATTTGTAGCTCTTTTCAGAATTATGAAAGATGATTTGCCTTCTCAATTTTATCCATCTTTTTTCAAGGATGTCGAAAGCAAATACAAAGACAACTTCCAGAACTATGCAAATAGTATCTTCGAAAGGTCGTTTCTCCCATACAAAGACAAAGTATATGAATATCTCCGTCAACCTGACTTAAAAACACTGGAAAAAGATCCTATTTTTGAACTTATGCAATCTGTCTATCAGAAAAACGACGAAATTAAAAAACAAGCCGATGTTATTGAAGCTAAGTTATCTTCCATCGAGCAAATATACATGAAAGCATTACTTGAATATTTTGAAGGTAAAAAAACCCTTTATCCAGATGCCAATAGCACATTGCGTTTAACTTATGGTAAAGTTGCACGCTATACGCCAACCGATGGAACCGAACAACCCTATTTTACAACCCTTGATGAGCTTATTGCCAAAGAAAATCCTGATATTCCTGATTATGTCGTTCCTCTTAAACTCAAAGATCTTTACACGAAAAAAGATTTTGGAAATTATCTCGATAAAGATGGCAAAATGCATGTTTGTATTTTGACAGATTGTGATGTAACAGGTGGAAATTCTGGTGCTCCACTTCTTAATGGTAAAGGAGAAGTTATTGGCATTGTATTCGATATTAATTGGGAAGCAACAGCTTCAAGTCTGTTTTATGTTCCCGAACAAACAAGAACAATCTCCACTGATATACGATATGTTTTGTTCATTCTCGAAAAATTTGCTGAAGCAACCAATATTTTACAAGAATTAGAGATAAGAAAATAAAGAACTTTGGATTTAGTAACATTTCTTCTTTAGGACAGTTAATTTTCGTCATACCACGAAGCGTAAAGAGAGTAGTTACGAGCTATACGTTCTATTTCTCGAACATGATCCTCAGGAGATAAATTACTAATTTTTTGCGCAGGTACACCTCCGTAAACTGTTCCTGAAGGAATATGCTTTCCTTTTGTCACAACAGCTCCTGCTGCTATAATACAATTGTCTTCTATGACAACATCATCCATAATAATAGCTCCCATACCAATCAGAACGTTATTACCTATTCTGCAACCGTGGACAATAGCACCATGACCTATGGAAACATTATTACCAATGTAAAGAGGACTTTTTTGATAAGTGGCGTGTAGAATAGCGTTATCCTGTATGTTAACATAATTTCCTATCCTAATTTCATGAACATCTCCTCGTACAATAGCACCAAACCAAACCGTACATCCTTCCCCCATAATCACATCGCCTACTATAGTAGCATTCTCGGCAAACCAACAATTGTTTCCCCATTGTGGTTTTTTACCATTAATTTCTCTGATGATGGCCATTTTTTTCCAAAATTAATCTAGATAAGGATACTTATAATTGGTTGGAGGTAAAAAATTTTCTTTGATGGTTCGAGGAGACGTCCAACGTAAAAGGTTCAAGTATCCACCAGCTTTATCGTTGGTACCTGATTTGCGAGCACCACCAAAAGGTTGCATGCCTACGACCGCTCCTGTAGGTTTATCATTGTAGTAAATGTTTCCAGCCGCAAAACGCAAAACCCTGCAAGCTTCAATCCATGCTTTACGATCTTGTGAAATAATCGAACCAGTCAAACCGTAAGGTGAAGTTCGATCTACTAATTGTAACATATCACTCCATTCACTATCTTTATACACATAAATGGAAAGAACGGGTCCAAAAATTTCTTCTTGCATAGTCTTAAAATAGGGATCAAATACTTGTATGACTGTTGGTTCAATATAATAACCAACAGAACTGTCGCCACCACCTCCCCAGATGATTTGAGCATTCGTTGAACTTTTAGCATAATCAATATACCTCATAATACGATCAAAAGCCTGTTGATCTATAACAGCATTGACAAAATTATTTGGATCGCTTACGTCTCCTATTTTTATTTCGGAAAGAACTTGAAGCATTTGGTGCCTAATACGCCCCCATAAACTTTCTGGAATGTATGCTCTAGATGCTGCCGAACATTTTTGTCCTTGATACTCGAAAGCTCCTCGAATAAGAGCTGTAACCACAGTATCCACATCTGCTGATGGATGAACTACCACAAAGTCTTTTCCTCCTGTTTCGCCCACCAATCTAGGATAAGACTTATAATCCTCTAAGTAATTTGCAACAGTTTTCCATATTTGGTTGAACGTGGTAGTACTTCCAGTAAAATGAACCCCACCTAAATCAGGATGAGATAAAACGATGTCGCCAATGGTTGAACCATTTCCAGGAATAAAATTCACCACACCAGGTGGTAGACCCGCTTCTTCATATATTTGCATCAAAAAATAATTACTTAAAACTGCTGTGCTCGCAGGTTTCCAAACAATAGTGTTTCCCATTAAAGCAGGAGCTAAAGCTAAATTAAGCGCTATGGCTGTAAAATTAAATGGGCTAATAGCAAAAATAAACCCTTCCAATGGTCTGTATTCCATTCGATTCAGGGCTGAATAATCTGAAAATGGTTGTTTTTCATAAAGTTGAGAAAGAAAATAAGAATTGAACCGAAGGTAATCTATAGATTCACAAGCAGCATCAATTTCAGCTTGCATAATGTTTTTACCCTGGCCAAGCATGGTAAGAGCATTGATATCGTAACGATACTTTTTGGATAATAATTCTGCAATTTTCAAATAAATAGACACACGTTCCACCCATGAAAGAGTCATCCATTCTTCTTTTGCCTGACGGGCAGCATCAATTGCCATATTAATTTCTTTTTCACCAGCTTGATGGTATACGGCAAGAATTTCTTGATGATTGTTTGGATTAATTAGTTGTTTTGTTTTTCCAGTATAAATTCTTTTGCCTCCAATGATCAGTGGAATTTCAAGTTTTCTCTGACGCCAAGCATTAAAAGTTTCCATAATTTGTACAAAATCATGGGATTCTTTTTCATAATACTTGACAGGTTCGTTTCGTGGCTCTATTAATCGATACAATGCGTTGTTCATATTTTTTTCATAAAATTAATTTATAGGAGTTGTGATTAAAATAAATGTGTTCAAAATCATTCATCATCATAAGCAGTAAAGATGTAATTTTGCTATGCATGGGAAAGATAGTAGGAATTGATTTTGGTTTAAAAAGAACAGGTCTGGCAGTTTCGGACAATAGTGAAACTATAGCTTTTCCATTGATTGCTTTGCCCACCCATGAAGTTGAAAAATTTTTATTGGACTACATTCCTAGAGAAAATGTTAAATTGCTGGTTGTCGGAAAATCCCTACAATCCAACGGAACCACCTCAAACATTGAGAAATATACAATGGCTTTCATTAATAGGCTAAAAAAATTGTTTCCCTCACTAACGATCGAACGCTTTGACGAACGATTTACATCTCAGATAGCTCAACGTAGTTTAATTATGGGAAATTACAAAAAAAAGGACAGGCGAGACAAGAAAAACGTTGATTTAATGAGTGCTACCATTATATTGCAAGATTATTTAGATACAAAAAAAAGAATATGATCTTACCTATCGTAGCTTATGGTCATCCTGATCTCCGAAAAAAGTCTTCCGAAGTTTCATGGAACGAACCATGGCTAAAAACCTTTATTAATGACTTGTGGGAAACCATGTATGCCATCGATGGGGTAGGCCTCGCTGCTCCTCAAGTTCATAAAAACATTCGAGTTTTTGTGATCGACACGTCTTATTTTGTAGGAAAGTATCCAGAAGCTGGCTATAGAGGAATTTTTATCAATCCTTTTTTGATTGAAACTTGGGGTGAAGAATGGTATCACAGCGAAGGCTGTTTGAGCATTCCTGGTATTTACGAAGATGTTGCTAGAAAAAAATTCATACGTATCCGATTTCAAAACGAATCAGGTGAAACCAAAGAGGAAATTTTTGAAGGCATTGTCGCAAGAGTCATTTTGCATGAATACGACCATCTTGAAGGAATTTTGTTTACCGATAGACTTACACCTTTAAGGAAACTTCTTATAAAAAACAAACTTAACGACATCGCTAAAGGTAAAGTCAACGTTTCCTATAAAATGATTTTTGCCACTCAAAAATAAAAAACATGAAAAAGCTTTCCTTGCTATTTGTTTCGACAGTCATGTTTTTCATATCATGCACAGAAAATAGATCCGACTTGTTGCAGAAAATTAACTCCAACGAAACACTGATCCGTCAGAAATTCAAGGAAAATATTGTGGATTCTACTCTGATGAAGCAATTGGTTAATCAATATCAAACTTATGTTGATCGATATCCTGAAGATAGTCTTTCACCTCAATTTCTATACAATGCATCTCGTTTGTTAGTTGTTCTTAAGCAACCTATGAGTGCAGTGGAGTTACTTAAAAAATTTGAAAAAAAGTACTCTTCTCATGTACTATTGCCAGAAGTTCTTTTTTTCAGAGGCTTTGTAGAAGAAAACGAATTGCGAGACTTTCAAGCGGCAAAACAATCTTACATAAAATTTTTACATAAGTTTCCAAACCATATGTATGCAGAACAAGTTCGTTTAGCTTTACAATATCTTGGCGTTGATCCACAAAAAATTATAGAACAATTCAATTCGTCGGGCTACAATAAACCTATTCCATGAAGTCTCAAAAAACTTATTTCGTACTTGGTGGTAATAAGCATCCTGTTTTTGTCTCTGATGATATGTTCGTATTTAGCAAAGCATGGAGGTGGAGGATCGGTACTCACAAAACCTCTCAAGTTTTTTTGTTAAAAGATTTTCAATTTCATCAATATTTCCCCAATATTGAAAAAGATTTGTTTT encodes:
- the ruvX gene encoding Holliday junction resolvase RuvX, which codes for MCSKSFIIISSKDVILLCMGKIVGIDFGLKRTGLAVSDNSETIAFPLIALPTHEVEKFLLDYIPRENVKLLVVGKSLQSNGTTSNIEKYTMAFINRLKKLFPSLTIERFDERFTSQIAQRSLIMGNYKKKDRRDKKNVDLMSATIILQDYLDTKKRI
- the pruA gene encoding L-glutamate gamma-semialdehyde dehydrogenase, coding for MNNALYRLIEPRNEPVKYYEKESHDFVQIMETFNAWRQRKLEIPLIIGGKRIYTGKTKQLINPNNHQEILAVYHQAGEKEINMAIDAARQAKEEWMTLSWVERVSIYLKIAELLSKKYRYDINALTMLGQGKNIMQAEIDAACESIDYLRFNSYFLSQLYEKQPFSDYSALNRMEYRPLEGFIFAISPFNFTAIALNLALAPALMGNTIVWKPASTAVLSNYFLMQIYEEAGLPPGVVNFIPGNGSTIGDIVLSHPDLGGVHFTGSTTTFNQIWKTVANYLEDYKSYPRLVGETGGKDFVVVHPSADVDTVVTALIRGAFEYQGQKCSAASRAYIPESLWGRIRHQMLQVLSEIKIGDVSDPNNFVNAVIDQQAFDRIMRYIDYAKSSTNAQIIWGGGGDSSVGYYIEPTVIQVFDPYFKTMQEEIFGPVLSIYVYKDSEWSDMLQLVDRTSPYGLTGSIISQDRKAWIEACRVLRFAAGNIYYNDKPTGAVVGMQPFGGARKSGTNDKAGGYLNLLRWTSPRTIKENFLPPTNYKYPYLD
- a CDS encoding OmpA family protein; this encodes MRLYVLFFLSCSFIIGFTQENTSESYRKLLGDKKYRKEYNKAELYFLEKNYYAALNIYKKWDSIYPGIPNLNFKIGACYLNMRGTEVRRKAIPYFEKAYVSVTREYLGDYKEYYAPLETYLYLGVAYSLRYQFSKALEMYDRYIKNIEIDPERAYLVDSVKFLKEKCYNAIKMINNPVSIKIENLTTINTSYPEYSAVISRDEKTLYFTSRREGSTGNKKDETGRYYEDIYFSTKDANNQWILPIHIGGKINTPFHEATVSISSDGKTLILYRSEKGDGNLFFSKLQPNGEWSKPEKFPEPINSPYWETHACFSSDMKKLYFVSNRPGGYGDRDIWVSEFINGNWTEPENLGPTINTPYAEESPYLLIDDRTLYFSSQGHDNMGGFDIFVSTLTEDGFWTTPENIGYPINTTDDDVFYIPTRDERHAFYSSGKGYGLGDLDIYYMTIIQPKRKFVKLQGRIADTRTYKGIKGDLIFYNASDTTEILLSSSSNEEGNYQVTLLLGKDYKIKVTAKGYHTSEDFLSVAEDEKNTLLIKDFFLRKQFQLTDTQKVTADDFNVGEKFTLRNIYYDFNSHKLRNESVEELNRLVKLMKDVPTLKIEISSHTDSIGGYQYNMKLSQRRAEEVVKYLISAGIDKSRLVAKGYGYTQPIASNRTDEGRQLNRRTEFKILAK
- the def gene encoding peptide deformylase, which gives rise to MILPIVAYGHPDLRKKSSEVSWNEPWLKTFINDLWETMYAIDGVGLAAPQVHKNIRVFVIDTSYFVGKYPEAGYRGIFINPFLIETWGEEWYHSEGCLSIPGIYEDVARKKFIRIRFQNESGETKEEIFEGIVARVILHEYDHLEGILFTDRLTPLRKLLIKNKLNDIAKGKVNVSYKMIFATQK
- a CDS encoding gamma carbonic anhydrase family protein; translated protein: MAIIREINGKKPQWGNNCWFAENATIVGDVIMGEGCTVWFGAIVRGDVHEIRIGNYVNIQDNAILHATYQKSPLYIGNNVSIGHGAIVHGCRIGNNVLIGMGAIIMDDVVIEDNCIIAAGAVVTKGKHIPSGTVYGGVPAQKISNLSPEDHVREIERIARNYSLYASWYDEN
- a CDS encoding S46 family peptidase codes for the protein MKRFLLFFVGILFSAGIVLADEGMWLPFLIKRLNYVDMQKAGLQLTPEEIYSINHSSLKDAIVSINDGMCTGFIVSKEGLMMTNHHCILQYITDNSIKYNTDYVQNGFWAFDKKQELYNPNLKVTFLVKVDDVTSKILSQLSETMSPTDRENKIKELSVKLVEEATKGTHYWGEVKSFFKGNEYYLFIYETFRDVRLVGAPPMAIGNFGADTDNWMWPRHTGDFAFLRIYMSPDGKPAPYDKRKNIPYIPKHYLPISIKGYQEGDFAMVLGYPGTTDRFAVSSAINLATQVINPSIVKIRDAKLKIMDEAMKNDPAIELMYRSKYNKASNYWKYYIGQTEILQRIKAEDKKRAFESELTKWIEANPQRKRLYGNVISQLKATYEEITNFRKALIYYREVVFRGPEIIAFANRFDSLYFLLKDTKLPPDQQNAKIADLTTKLKYHASNYFFNSYSVDLDKKIFVALFRIMKDDLPSQFYPSFFKDVESKYKDNFQNYANSIFERSFLPYKDKVYEYLRQPDLKTLEKDPIFELMQSVYQKNDEIKKQADVIEAKLSSIEQIYMKALLEYFEGKKTLYPDANSTLRLTYGKVARYTPTDGTEQPYFTTLDELIAKENPDIPDYVVPLKLKDLYTKKDFGNYLDKDGKMHVCILTDCDVTGGNSGAPLLNGKGEVIGIVFDINWEATASSLFYVPEQTRTISTDIRYVLFILEKFAEATNILQELEIRK